CGAAAGCCAGCACTGACTTCATCGGCGGCTACGCCACCAGCATCCCCAAGGTGTTCGCCGCCGGCGACATCCGGCGCGGGCAGTCCCTGGTGGTGTGGGCGATTCGCGAGGGCCGGCAAGCCGCCCGCGCCGTGGATGAATTCCTCATGGGGTTCTCCGACCTGCCCCGCTAAGCCCTCGCAAATCGCCCCTTGGGCGTCCAGCGGCACGTCAGCCGGCCCGGCTGGCGGAGTGGACAGCCGGCAGGTCACCGCGGTATCGACGACCATTTTCTTATGGGATTGTCCGAATTGCCTCGATGGGCCTGCCTACCAGCTGACTTTGCGGGTCAGCCTTATGATGCAGGGTTTTCACTAGATTGCCCTGGATGTCCGACACCCTCGTGGAGTGCCGCGGCCTGAGCTTTGGCTACGGGCAGCGCCTCGTTCTCGACGACCTTTCGTTCACCGTGCCGCGCGGCAAGGTGACGGCGATCATGGGTGCCTCGGGTGGCGGCAAGACCACCGTGCTGCGCCTGATCGGCGGGCAGATCCGCGCCAGCCGGGGCGAACTCCTGTTCGAAGGCCAGGACGTCGGCCGCCTGGATCAGGAGCAGCTGTATGCGGCGCGCCGCCGCATGGGCATGCTGTTCCAGTTCGGCGCGCTGTTCGCCGACCTGAGCGTGTTCGACAACGTCGCCTTTCCGCTGCGCGAGCAGACCGAGCTGACCGATGGCCTGATCCGGGACATCGTCCTGATGAAGCTGCAGGCCGTGGGTTTGCGCGGCGCGCGCGACCTGATGCCCTCCGAGATATCCGGCGGCATGAGCCGTCGCGTGGCGCTGGCGCGGGCGATCGCGCTCGATCCGGAACTCGTGATGTACGACGAACCCTTCGCCGGACTGGATCCGATCTCGCTGGGCACCGCGGCGCGCCTGATCCGCCAGCTGAATGACACACTGGGCATCACCAGCATCATCGTGTCGCATGACCTGGACGAAACGTTCCGGATCGCCGACCAGGTGATCGTGCTGGCCAACGGCCGGGTCGCCGCGCAAGGCACGCCCGACGAGGTGCGTCACTCGCAGGACCCGCTCGTGCACCAGTTCGTCAACGCCCTGCCCGAGGGGCCGGTGCATTTCCACTATCCCGGGCCCGGCGTGGCTCAGGACTTCAGCGGGGGCCTGCAATGAGCTGGTTCCGACCGGCCGAGATCGGCTTTCGCACCCGCTCGCAGCTGGCCGACTGGGGCTATGGCGCACGGCTGCTGCTGCGCCTGTTCATGCTGGCCGGGTCCAGCCTGCGCCGCTTCGGCCTGGTGCGCGACCAGATCCATTTCCTGGGCAACTACTCGCTGGCGATCATCACGGTGTCGGGCCTGTTCGTCGGCTTCGTGCTCGGGCTGCAGGGCTACTACACGCTGCAGCGCTATGGTTCGGCGGAGGCCCTGGGCCTGCTGGTCGCCCTCAGCCTGGTGCGCGAACTGGGGCCCGTGGTCACGGCCCTGCTGTTCGCCGGCCGGGCCGGTGCCTCGCTCACGGCGGAGATCGGGCTGATGCGCGCGGGCGAACAGATCACGGCGATGGAAATGATGGCCGTCGATCCGGTGAGCCGCTTGCTGGCGCCCCGGTTTTGGGGCGGCGTGATCTGCATGCCCCTGCTCGCCGCGGTGTTCAGCGCCGTCGGCGTTTTCGGCGGCTATGTGGTCGGCGTGCTGCTGATCGGCGTCGATCCCGGCTCCTTCTGGAGCCAGATGCAGGGCGGCGTGGACGTGTGGAAGGACGTGGGCAACGGCGTCGTCAAGAGCCTGGTGTTCGGCGTGGCCGTGACCTTCATCGCCCTGCTGCAGGGGTTCAAGGCCCAGCCCACGCCCGAAGGCGTGTCCACGGCCACGACGCGCACGGTGGTCATCTCGTCGCTGTCGGTGCTCGGCCTGGATTTCATCCTGACCGTGATGATGTTTAGCATTTAGGGAGAAGCGCGTGGAGCGTTCCAAGAACGATGTGTGGGTGGGCCTGTTCGTGATCATCGGACTGGCGGCCATCCTGTTCCTCGCCCTCAAGTCGGCGAACCTGCTGAACCTGAGCTTCCAGCCCGAGTATCGGGTGCTGGCGAAATTCGACAACATCGGCGGCCTCAAGCCGCGCGCCGCGGTGAAGAGCGCGGGCGTGGTGGTCGGCCGTGTGGAGAGCATCGCGCTCGACGACAAGAGCTTCCAGGCCCGCGTCACGCTGGCGCTGGAAAGCCGCTACATGTTTCCGAAGGACAGTTCTCTGAAGATCCTGACCAGCGGCCTGCTGGGCGAGCAGTACATCGGGATCGAGGCGGGCGCCGATGAGAAGAACCTGGCCGCCGGCGACACGATTTCCACCACGCAATCGGCGGTGGTGCTGGAAAACCTCATC
Above is a window of Ramlibacter tataouinensis DNA encoding:
- the mlaD gene encoding outer membrane lipid asymmetry maintenance protein MlaD; amino-acid sequence: MERSKNDVWVGLFVIIGLAAILFLALKSANLLNLSFQPEYRVLAKFDNIGGLKPRAAVKSAGVVVGRVESIALDDKSFQARVTLALESRYMFPKDSSLKILTSGLLGEQYIGIEAGADEKNLAAGDTISTTQSAVVLENLIGQFLYSKAAEGPATPAPAPKIQSPAPKK
- a CDS encoding ABC transporter ATP-binding protein, which translates into the protein MSDTLVECRGLSFGYGQRLVLDDLSFTVPRGKVTAIMGASGGGKTTVLRLIGGQIRASRGELLFEGQDVGRLDQEQLYAARRRMGMLFQFGALFADLSVFDNVAFPLREQTELTDGLIRDIVLMKLQAVGLRGARDLMPSEISGGMSRRVALARAIALDPELVMYDEPFAGLDPISLGTAARLIRQLNDTLGITSIIVSHDLDETFRIADQVIVLANGRVAAQGTPDEVRHSQDPLVHQFVNALPEGPVHFHYPGPGVAQDFSGGLQ
- the mlaE gene encoding lipid asymmetry maintenance ABC transporter permease subunit MlaE, yielding MSWFRPAEIGFRTRSQLADWGYGARLLLRLFMLAGSSLRRFGLVRDQIHFLGNYSLAIITVSGLFVGFVLGLQGYYTLQRYGSAEALGLLVALSLVRELGPVVTALLFAGRAGASLTAEIGLMRAGEQITAMEMMAVDPVSRLLAPRFWGGVICMPLLAAVFSAVGVFGGYVVGVLLIGVDPGSFWSQMQGGVDVWKDVGNGVVKSLVFGVAVTFIALLQGFKAQPTPEGVSTATTRTVVISSLSVLGLDFILTVMMFSI